From the genome of Rhinoderma darwinii isolate aRhiDar2 chromosome 1, aRhiDar2.hap1, whole genome shotgun sequence:
atgaccatGTCAACTGTGCCTGGATCCAACTGCATTGCACAggtgaagaccctccacttactacTCATGATCCCgaaggtgcactccacgaagcgtcgtgcccggctcagcctcatattgaagactctcttccgggcatccagtgccctccgtgggtatgggcgcagcaggttggtCATCAGCGGAAAAGCCTCATCCGCCACCATGACGAAAGGGAATGGATGCGTGGTACCTGGAAGAGGTCTTGGAGGGGGCAGAGTCACCTGATCTACCAGCACTCGCTGGCCGAATGTCGATGTCAGTAGCGCCCGGGAGTCCCCAGTACTGCCATAAGCGCCGACTTCGATAGCAACAAACTTGTACGaggcatcagccaccgccatcaggaccatagaaaagtacttcttgtaattgaagtaatgtgatcctgattgcggtggctgctgcacacgtatGTGCTTCccgtcgacggcgcctatgcagtttgggaaattggccacagactGAAAGCCTGCTGCTGCCTGCAACCAAGTCTCCTGGGTCGGACTGGGCATCGAAATGGGCTGTAAGTGCTGCCAGATCACGTGGCATGTACTCATCACAATTCCAGAGATGGTAGATTTACCAACCCGGAATTGGAGGTGCAGAGATGCGTAACTCTCCCCAGTTGCCAAAAATCTGAAAgagatagagaaaaaaaaaaattagtacaaGGAGCTATACATGACTATCTTCACCACATGCCTATCTTGACCATAACCAGTAATATTTTTCATATAGTTTTAGTACATGGTCAAGAAGGCAAAACACACACAAAagacatgtaaaataaactcaccgCAACGTGATTAGCAGCCTCTCCGTAGGACTGATAGCTCTCCTCATGTTGGTATCCTCACGGATCAGATGGTTTGCCAGGATCACATCTAGCTGATCAAAGGCGCTGACAGACATTCGACAGAAATCGGAAAACTTGTCAGGATAGCTGTAAAGAAACATCAAAATGGATTAGTTATCCATTATCCATTGTGTattattaattacatttttgaTTTTCATTCGCCGCCATCAAAGAACCataagcccccctgtacatagtgtcagaagccatttgtacatagcgccccccatataaaacaaaaaaacattatactcacctaggcaatGAGATGAGCTGATCCACAACctcaacgggatccttgcatagaccggcgtgatgcagcgacgtcatcatgccagcctgcgcagggatacTGTCTGTGTACATGATAAAAAATGCATTACAAACATGGCCACCAGCCTATGGCAGAGTAAGGAGATTCCTCCCTGCTATGCCATACTGTTCAATAGGATCTGCGTCCAAGCACACAGATACTATTCAATGTAGCATGGCACAGCCATATCATCTGCTAGCGGCATCTccaggcatgggggggggggctgtgttggtGGCCGGCACAGGCACCCTGATGTTGTGTGCCCCATAGCAGGTGGTATGGtttctacagcggtagtgacaccCCTACCAACGGCGTGGATGCCAAAAATTATGCCATTTAGTGGTTAAATACACAGGGTCATACTTCTCTGTATTCACTTTTTTATACAGTtgcaataagaaaaaaacaacaactcaccATCGCAGTTCGGCATACAGCTGTCCAATGTGTCCCCTCTGTGGCCGCAGTTCGTTAATGGGGTGCACCCAGTAACGGCGATGGCGTTTTCTCCGTTGTTCTtccacctgtgaaaaaaaaaagtattgaacAGAAATGAATGCTTTGTCTACATTGGGGTAATGGAGGGTAGAAAAACGGTGTGTCAAAACTTACCTCTCGCCACCTGCGCCGACGAACAACATTAACAAGCACCTTCATGAGGAGGCACATCTGACGCCTCCTCACCTTTATTCTGGGCAATACTGCGACCCCACTGCTGCCCTGCTCTTGATTTAGCTCCATGTCCAGCAGATTTCTCAAGAAAATGGCATGTAGCAGGAGGATGGGTGGAGTTTTCATAGGAAGTACAACCCCCAGAAGGATGTCATgcatgtgaaaacctcggcaaaaacagcctgaaaaaccgcctggaaaaccgcctcaaaaaccacgtcaaaaaccacgtcaaaaaccacatcaaacttgaaaacctccagggtcagtttttacaggaggaattttcctcctgcaaaaaacgctgtgtgaacagggccttagggtatgttcacacgcttaacaaaaagcgtctgaaaaataaggagctgatttcagagaaaacagcctctgattttcaggcgtttttgaagctgagaatgaaatttggagcttcttttgaggcttcttttcagatgttttttgaggcgttttttgaggcgtttttcatagtgttcaatggaaaatcagctccaaaaatcgcctcaagaagtgacatgctacttctttttatggagcatatttttacgctccgttttttgacagcgaagcgtaaaataaaggctcgtgggaacagaacatcgtaattcccattgaaagcaatgggcagatgtttgtaggcgtattaggggcgttttttcaggcgtaatttgaggcgtaaaacgcctccattacgtctgaaaagaggttgtgtgaacataccctaactggggctgctgtgcagtggaaaaacaaggtgtaaaagaaaaaaatgtcccacaaaggtcttttctgacttttgagggacagacgataataataaaaaaataaaagtaaaatgaagtgcatataaattaaataataactacacataaaatacccacccaaaaaaatgttCCACACGCTAAACATTgtcataacgctagccctgagccaattaccctaaaatagacatgtaatatatcaaaattcatggtaaacaatgacgatcacaattaAAAGGtcaattttagggtaaaactatgttgttatcagaaattttttttgctgaaatgtaaaaaaagcatattttttttactatcattTTCAAACTATAGGCctgaaattctaaaatagcaaaaaggatgcatctaaaaattataaataaaaaacctgcattgtctacgaaaaaaacatAGCAAAAAATCACATcgatagcccaacaaataaaaaagttatagctaacGCGGGCTAAAAATGTACATGTATAtattactctaagggtatgtgtgcacacactaattacgtccgtaattgacggacgtatttcggccgcaagtcccggaccgaacacagtgcagggagccgggctcctagcatcatacttatgtacgatgctaggagttcctgcctcgctgcatgacaactgtctcgtactgaaaacatgattacagtacgggacagttgtcctgcagcgaggcagggacttctagcatcgtacataagtatgatgctaggagcccggctccctgcacggtggtcggtccgggacttgcggccaaaatacgtccgtcaattacggacgtaattagtgtgtgtgcacataccctaactactATGTAATGTGTAAACTGTCTCCTACACCTTGAACTATTTCAAATGCTctgttttgtacttttgtataacatgcttacaaaataaaaaatctttgatttaaaaaaaaataaaaaatggctaaacggtgtttgatcctgaaggctcaaaatagcccgatccTGAACAGGTTAAAAACCTCTTACTTTAGCAAAAGAGACGAGGTACAGAAAATCTTTGCCGTTATTATAGGAGTTCAGGGTACTATGCTATGTGTTGCCAAAATAAGATTTGTAGGATAAACACTATTATTGATGTACAGAACACAAGAATCTGGAGACATCTGATCTTTtggtttaaaaaatgtattacatttttcCTCTGGCAAAAGGTGAAGACAAGTTGTTGGTACCACAGTCTcattttatgcctcgttttacgtctgaaaataaggctacaatacgtcggcaaacatctgcccattcatttgaatgggtttgccgacgtactgtgcagacaacatgtcatttacgcgtcgtcgtttgacagctgtcaaacgacgacgcgtaaaaatacagcctcgtcaaaagaagtgcaggacacttatatacattatatgcaggacacttctttcagctgtaatttgagccattcttcattgaactcaatgaagcacagctcaaaatttacggctgtcagagaagcctcgcaaaatgcgaggaggagcatttacgtctgaaacgaggcagctgttttctcctgaaaacagtctgtcttttcagacgtaaaagactctcatcgtgtgcacatacccttatagtgccaATACACATCTCCACTAAAACATGTGAGATTTCATATTCTGTTAGGCTTGACTCTAGGGCCGGTGGAAATTTCATAGACATAGCCTTTGCTCATGGTAATAATATTGCATTGTTGCCAAAGTTAAAACCAGTAGACATGAAAACAGATGATGGGTCACCCCTATCATCAAGGCTTGTTACTCATTAGACCAGGGCCGGACTAGGAATAAAAAAACATCCCTGGCACACAAAGGCCACCAGCCCACATACAATACCCACCACATTGCGGAAAAATACCAGCATCCAATGCATGGCAAATTTTGCTTTATAAATAAAACCACACCAACAACACAAGAAGGAAAATGAACAACAGTACACATGGGACACATGGAACAACAGTACACTA
Proteins encoded in this window:
- the LOC142749788 gene encoding uncharacterized protein LOC142749788; translated protein: MHDILLGVVLPMKTPPILLLHAIFLRNLLDMELNQEQGSSGVAVLPRIKVRRRQMCLLMKVLVNVVRRRRWREVEEQRRKRHRRYWVHPINELRPQRGHIGQLYAELRCYPDKFSDFCRMSVSAFDQLDVILANHLIREDTNMRRAISPTERLLITLRFLATGESYASLHLQFRVGKSTISGIVMSTCHVIWQHLQPISMPSPTQETWLQAAAGFQSVANFPNCIGAVDGKHIRVQQPPQSGSHYFNYKKYFSMVLMAVADASYKFVAIEVGAYGSTGDSRALLTSTFGQRVLVDQLDPGTVDMVIKAACVLHNYVRDYDSLDMGVDQQAAFSDLPASCFFGRASNRAVQNV